CAAAATCTCCAGGGAGCGGATACCAGTCTCCAGTGGACTGTTGAATGGTGTTGGGCGTGAGTGGCTAGTCATCATCCATCACCCATTTGAGACGATCTTCATTAGCTAGCTGGTGGCAGATACCCTGCCTGTCCTGCGACTTGGTTACTGACGCAAGTGGATTTGCGGTCAAAGCGATAGATGACGCCTGCACCACTGTCGCTTTCATCCTTTCATACCCATCGGGATGGTTTGCGTCCGTAACATCTACGACGCCGTTATAAATCTCTTCCTGAAGATCATCGAATGTCCCCTCTGGCACCGTGTCTCTGGCGAAGTTTCTCAATGCTTCAGCATGATAGAAGCGCTCACGTTGCCTTCTGAAATCCTTTTCCAACATGCTGTTTGCAACGAGAGCGCTGATGTCCTGGAGCGAGCCCCCTAAATGTTCTCCATAAGCGTCAAGGAGCTGTCGGATATACCGGCTCTCCGATATCGCAGGGACTGCTGGAGGCGCTTTGGGATCTGGGCGTGCAGGCAGACCACCTCCAAACCTGACCGCGTGAAACCCGGTATGGCTATGCGCTTCGATCAGCTCAATATGTGACTTCGACGAGAAGATCGTATAATCGAAAGCGTCCACATATGACAGCAGCTTTCCGCTGAGTTCGATTTCCTTGGTTGAGGTGATTCCGCTTTTGCAGTGCCCCTCCCAATGCTCCTTGAATAGTTCATGAAGCTCTGTCGGCTTATTTAGAAGTTTTTCCAATGTTGTTCCGACACCAAGAGAAGCCACAAAATAGTGCTTTCGTGGTGGTGTATATTCCCCGATGTACGAGTAATAAATGACCTTACCCAGTTCAACCCAAATATCGCTTGGTCGCAAAGGGTGCGCATAACGCTTGCATTGGTAATTGTCCCACGTATCTTCAAAACCCTTATAGGTGCAGAATCCGGCGATATCGACACCGCAATCGCCTGAGCCACCGAAACGACGCACTTTGACATACGAGCCGTCAAGGCTCGTCGACCATTCCTCGATAAAGTCTTCCCAATCATCAGGGCTAAAATTCTTGACACGGATCGCCTTGGGAACAGGAATACCTGATTGCACATGAGCGGACGAAGGTGCAGCTGTTGGCAACTTAGGCCTTATCTCCTTTAGATCGGTCTCAGCAATCATCCAATATATCCCTTTGCCTTCACAGGGTGAAACGTTTTCCTAAGCAAACTACGAGTAAATTGCACATCTCTTTACTTTTCTTCTGGCATAACGCATGGCTTTTGAGCGGCGAAGCGAATGCGTAGCCGTCCCGCCGCACGTTTTTTTTGCGATTCCAGGGATAGTTTACTTAATTTCCCATACACAAAACTCTGGTGCGGTAATTAAGTAAACTGTTCCCGGATCTCTGACCTCCGGCAGCCCGAACCTTTAGAGGGCAACGGGATCGCCCTAAGCAACCGCATACTCCGCTTGCCCATCAGCTTCAAAGCAGCTCACGTGAAAAATTAACAATATTTTCACCAAATTGTTTTATCGCTTTTTCCTTAAGAGGTTTCAAAAGTAGCCTAACCTGAATCAAGTCATTGCCGATATCTGCTACCTCATCCTCATCATTCGAAGCTTCGCAAATATTTGACATTCTTGTCTCCATTTCCGTCAGAGCCTCAAGAACTATCTTTAGTTCCGACTCCACGAGATTTAGCTGAAAGTCACTCATACCACTTTTCCTTCTTTCTTGAAGACTCTTGTTGCCTTAAGCGCCATTTCTTCTAGAAGCCCTTTAAATTTGTCTATTGGCATGTTCTGCATGGGAGATATGCAATAGTGATGAGGTTTATCTTGCACCATTTTCAGTCCAACAGGAGGCTTAGTGTTTGGCGGAAATCTCCAAACCCAACCGGTCATCGGGGATTCATTTATACCTTCCTTATCAAAAACACTTATACCTTTGCCATTGGCAATAATCACTCGAATTCCATTTATCTCTGTTGTATCGACGTCTCTTTGTCGAACATTCGATAATTTTGGACTTGTGGAATTGCCGAGCCTGAACAGCTCTTCTGGGACAATAAAGAATTCCTTTGGGAACATAATGATCTCCTTTTCATATTTATAAGTTAACGCCTGGCTTTGCGGCGGAAGAACGATAGCAAAACCTACCCGTCGCAGGACTTTTGTGTGGCGTACAAAAGTCAATTGTTCGAGGTTCACTCAATTACACGAACGTTCTGTGTTGTAAACGCGTCAAAGAACATACCTATAATTTTTGCTACTACAAAGAGCAGCCCTATTGGCAACAATACGACAAACAAAGAAAGCTGAACAATACTTCCGAACAAGCCATAAACAAAATTTGCTTTTTTTGAAGTTCACAAACACGGTTGCCAGCACTACAACCAAACCCAAACCACCTATAATTATGCCATTTAGAATGTCACCATTTTTCAAGCTCTCACTGTGCCACCACAAAAAACCAAAAAAACAAAGGGCTGAAGATATGAAAAGAGCCAAGAAAGAGCCCGCCGAGAAAAATCTGTACCCAAATTTTTCATCTACTCTGCTCTCAAACAGATACAACCCCCAGCCCACAAGAGCGAAAATGGCTACCGCGGCAATAATCGATAAAACTAACATAGAAGCTCCCTCTCTATATTTAATACACTAACAATCTTAATCCATAACTTATAAGCGCTATTGAGTGCGTCTCGGCGGCACATATCCGCTTATCAACTAATTCATACTTTTTAAATTCCCCCAATAATCAGCAAGTCAGGACCGCCGGTCAATATGAAACGTGATTATTTGCGCTTTGCAGGCATATATCTGCAGATTTTCTGCTGATGAATGGGCGATAGAGAATCCACAAAATTCGTGTGGTTAAAGTTTTATGTGGTTTTACGTGCCACAACAGATGCCAGCGATGTGTCTATCGTATCGATACTGAAGTGCGGTCAGGCAGTGCGTAGCGCCCGCCTGAGAGCACGTCTTCCTTTGCGCGGTTCGAGGTGTTTGTTTACCCCACGTCATGGCGGGCACACACCAAAACTTACGAAGCGCTCACGCGATTACCGCAATCAATGCCCTGCCGTTCACTTTCGGCATTGGCGAGGCTGGTTTCGGCAATATTAGCC
This region of Simiduia agarivorans SA1 = DSM 21679 genomic DNA includes:
- a CDS encoding ABC-three component system protein yields the protein MIAETDLKEIRPKLPTAAPSSAHVQSGIPVPKAIRVKNFSPDDWEDFIEEWSTSLDGSYVKVRRFGGSGDCGVDIAGFCTYKGFEDTWDNYQCKRYAHPLRPSDIWVELGKVIYYSYIGEYTPPRKHYFVASLGVGTTLEKLLNKPTELHELFKEHWEGHCKSGITSTKEIELSGKLLSYVDAFDYTIFSSKSHIELIEAHSHTGFHAVRFGGGLPARPDPKAPPAVPAISESRYIRQLLDAYGEHLGGSLQDISALVANSMLEKDFRRQRERFYHAEALRNFARDTVPEGTFDDLQEEIYNGVVDVTDANHPDGYERMKATVVQASSIALTANPLASVTKSQDRQGICHQLANEDRLKWVMDDD